Within Vicia villosa cultivar HV-30 ecotype Madison, WI linkage group LG1, Vvil1.0, whole genome shotgun sequence, the genomic segment GAATTTCAATAACTTTAATGGATTAATTTCCACATATATGATATATTTTGGTTTAAGCGAACAAAGTGAAATAAAGTGGAGTAGACCAAAATAAAgatcattttattatttaaatattttaagatcGAAGAGTACAATTTTGCCATTTCTCTCAAATCAGAGATACTAAAAATTGAAGGAAAATGATAGAATATATTCCATCACCTTTTCCATGTCATTGCATAATCACATAATTCGCTTTTACTCCTTAAAAACTGCAAATTGGTTCGCAGTACCAACTTACAATATTTTTGCGAAATAATTTGCACAAATTTGTAGAAAATTCGTGTAAAATGAAGTACTAACATACCaaatataaatttcaaatttaaataaaacaatgattatccaataaataaataaaatcttataatagcatacaaattattttatttgactttaatcagtgttttaaaaatcggactgaacatcaaaccggtgaggataCTGGATCACTAGTTTATTGGCCGAACCATTGAATCATTGATCAAACTAGGGATGGCAATGGATATCCATGGGCACGGATACTAGTCTCCCGCTACCCGTCcgtttaataaaaatgatatccATATCTGCCCCATACCCGTATGGATATCTGTCGGGTGGGTATCCGTGATATTTTAAATATCCGCGGGTATTTACGGATATCCATGGATACTTTTTTTGATTGAAATatactaattttttatatattaaataaaaatttatctttttattaatagAAAAGTATGTGTTATACATTTACTATATTAAATTCAAAAGCATCTTATAATGAATATTGATGTAAAATGTGACAAAATGTTAAAAGAATATTTAAGTATACTAATTGATATTGAAAAGATATTCAAGTATActaattttaaaaggatatttaaGTGATTTTAATCACTATTAACAGATATGGATACCCGCGGGTATGGATACCATCAAAACCATATCCGTACCCGTAAGTAAACGGGTAACTAAATATCCGTTTATAATACCCATGGATATCCGTTAAGCTATCCAACCCGTGCCCGTGACGGATTTTATCCGCGGATATCCGTGGGTATGGGTTTTTTTGCCATCCCTAGAtcaaaccgcatgactaaaccgagttaaaccagataactcggttgaataaactgatcgttataacaaaattatataggtataaaatttaTGGAACCAGATGATTTaatctctacaaaatataactaacacttaaattttttaaaaatatcatattataaataaattcacaggttcataatttaaattcaaatttcaaacattagtattatacataataaaatagtataaaattacaaagtataattGCAAATAAAGTTTAATCGtaacataatttaattgaataatttataacaaaataatttcattttctactaaatttaatttcaaaaaagaaaaaattgttttaatgttgggatctcctttttcaatatcaaaatcatatgtaacaaaatcaaccgatgcaatattttatttattttttattttttattttatttattttatttttaattttttattaaaataatcaaaacgacgtcgttttaactttttaaaataatagcCATTGGTTCAATAAAACCGCCGGTTTTTCTCGATTTTGACCGGTTCAAAGACATATCCGATCCAGCAGTTAAACGTTCTCAGTCCAACCGACCGGTCCAGTCcggtttttaaatttaaaatgacaCTTTTCTTTTACCTTTTGCAATTTGAACTGTAAGTGACATTTTATCGTGCAGCAGTTATGAAAGCATTGTTATCTTTCTATTCTGTTAGCTGCATAGGCACTATCTCCATAGTGAAAGACAAACTACCTTACTTGTCCTTTTTTGAATGCTATTTTCAACTCTTTCCGATTTTTGACTCAAATACTTTCAAATGGGCTCAACTCAGTCATGCCTTGGAGTCAAGAAAAAATAACTCCAAATTTTACAAGATGTCGGAAATGGAAAAAAATTGTTGAAATCTCACCAAGTGATTTTGATGGTTAGTTAAGATGAATTTTTCATGTAACACTTgttgaagaaaataaaacaagttgAAGTCATTATGATTATGGTTATGAATATTACAAATAATGACTTTCACCAAACGTTATAATTAACACTGGCTTGTTCTGATATGTTTTCTATTGATAACACTTAGATAAATTCTCAAACTGCTAGAAACTTCGAGAGTTTGTCAAATACTTATATCAACTCTCAAATGAAAACTTATTTAAGTTAAATGTTAATTATAGGACATCGacactattatatatataatagtatttgaattttatttatttatctgacACATGTTATATGAGTGTATACGTGTGCCAGACACCGATTTAAAGAGGGTCGAAATATATAAGAATCATTTTTTTATAACCCTGTATGACTTTACCGACACATCCAACACGTGTCTTACAAGTCGGACACCAACGCATGTCGGACACCTCAACATACCTACTCTCATTATGTGCTTAATAGGCTCAAAGTCTTAACAAGAAAAGATTTCATTCATAGGCTCAAAGTCTTAACAAGAAAAGATTTCGGGATTAAGGAGAAGAACTTATCTTTGATGACAATTTAAAGTGGTAATTATTCTTCCATGAAAGAGTGCTGAGTTACATATGAAACATTAAATGATTTTATACTGATACAATTCTATAACTATCTAAATTCTTGTTCTGATCCTCTTAAAAGAAAACTTGATAGCATATTTGCTAAGTAACGAATACATGGCTcaacaaaaaagaaacaaaataaagtaggatcagaagtagaagcaagATACAATTGGTTCATTTGACTTTTCATTCTGCAGAAGAAATATCATTGTGATTGCTTTCTCCACTGCGTTCTGGCAACGTTTCCAAATCTACGCGAGATTCTTTATCATCATGTACGACTGAAGTATCAGAACTTCCCTGATCATTCAAGTTAGAACTGTTATCTCCGTCGGTGTGAGAAGATTCCTCATTCTCCTTTTTTGACTCCACTGATTCGTTTTGAGCATCACCTTCATTTTCACTAGTTTTGCTCTGAGCAGCGTTCTCGTTTTCATTGGCATCATTTGAGGCATTTCCACCGTCATTGGTACTTTCATTTTTGTTTGAGTCCTTCTGGTTAGAATCACTGTTGTTTTCCGTGTTTGTGTTTGCCTCTCCACTTTGTTCAGATGAACTGACCTGGCTAGAATCTTTGTTGCCATTAGCACTTTCATCATTGTTCGTGTTGCTTTGATCCGAGTTTGCATTGTTATTCTGTGCAGATTCGGAATTACTTGAGGATTCATCTTTCTTTTGTTCTGATGATGTATCAGAGGTAGTGAGTTGAGCCTCATTGCCAGTGGCATCTTTGTTATCAATTGTGTTGGATGATGAACCACTTTCTTGTGTTCCTTCTTGGCCAGAATTCTTTTCTGGGTTTTCATTAGTGGTGTCCTTGTATTCACTATTATTTGTATTGCTGTCTTGAGTTTCCGATGAAGATGTAGTTGTGGAATCAGCCTGATCCCCAGCAGCATCTGACTTAGAATCTTCAGTTTTTGGCGTTGTATTTTGGGTGCTGGAATTGTCTTCCTTAGAAGTTGCATCTGATGTTTCAGTCTGTTTTTCAGTTGAGTCATTTCCATTCTGCGACGATGAATCTTCCTTTTGTACATCATCCTTGGTGTTGTTGTTCTGCTCCTGATTCTGTTTATCTGACTCTGACACAGAACTCTTCTGTGAATCATTTTCGGTCTGGGCCTGATTATTCTCACTCTCATTTCCCTGGCTGCTTCCTGTAGCAGTAGAATCAGTGGATTCAGTATTTTCGTCACTATTTTTCTGAGACGTCAGCTCAGGCTCATTCTTTTCCTTTTTGTCAACCTGCTCTTCTTTGTTGTTATTATCATTTTCTTTCGAAACTTCTTCCGATTTATGATCTACCACAGCACTTGAGGCATTATCTCCAGCATAATTTTCCTCCCTAGCCTCGTTGTTCTTTTCACCATCCTGAACTTGATTTTCAGATGAAGTCTCTTTCTGAATCTTATCATGTTCTTCTTTCTCATCTGTTCCATTGTTCTCCTCCGTCCCTTCTTTACTATCTTGCTTGTGATTATCCTCCATTTGGTCCTTCGCATCGGTTCCATTCTGCTTGCTTTCTTCATTCTCCTTACCTTTGGTGTCTGTTTCACTGGACTCTTCATTATCTTGCTGACTCTTTTCCTCTCTAATTTCTCCACTTTCTTTATCCTCCCCTCCGTCTTTGTTCTCTTCATTCTCTAAATTACTCTTTTCTTCATCTTTGCTCTCTTCATTCTCTAACTTACTCTTTTCCTCCTCCTTCTTCTCTTCATTCTCTAAATTACTCTTTTCCTCATCTTTGTTCTCTTCATTTTCTAAATTACTCTTTTCCTCCTCTTTGTTCTCTCCATTCTCTAAATTACTCTTTTCCTCACTAGCTTCACCCGTTTCTTTGTCCTCTTCAACTTCCTCTTTTAGTTCCTTATTCATTTTCACCGCACTTTCACTCTCCTTGTTGTCTGTactatcattctcttcatcatcttTCTCCACATGCTGTTCACCTTCAGTGTCAGTTTTAGCATTTTGAGAACTCTCTTCACTCTCTTGGTCTACTCCCGGATCCTCTTTATGCTCAGAATCATCATCCACGACACTAACATCATCCAATTTGGTCGGATCTTCATGCTTATtgtcttgttcatcttcctcctcGTCTTCCTTGTGTCTTGCATCTATAACAGAAGTTTCCTTCACAATAGGATTGAGGTTCTTCCTCCCTAACTTAATAACCTCATTGCCAGTTTTTGTATTCTCCACATATGACACTTTTTTCTGGCGAGAGTGTCCAATTTGGTAAACCAACCAGATACAAACACCAACAAGAACACATATTTGTAAAGCATGCTTCACCTTGAAGCCTTTAGATCTCTGACTCCTCCTAGGAGATAACTTGAACATACCTAATCTTCTTCAGCCTCAAACTTTGCTTCTTTTGTAAACACCTGCACATATTATAAATTTAACATTCTCAATCAATCATAACTGTAGTTCATTATAATATAAACATCTTTTATCATGACCACTTCTTACATGATTGATTGTTATATGTTGACACTttaagtttgtttatgcttgGTTTCACGGTAGGAGCacttagaattgattttggatgattagaattgattttgacatgACTGATTGATCttgagtagaattgattctgctttctagaattgattctagttgaagctagaatttgtaactTTTGATTCTAAATGTGATTTTTACAATTTACTGTTGAACTCACTTTTGCAAGAATTTCTCTAAACATAAGTCATTTTATCTTCATCTTGCTTTTAGTCAGAATCAATATActcaaaatcaaatttttcacGGCAGAACCAAACACGACCTATGGTGCATGTCAATTAACAAATGAACATGTGACACAGAGGTTGATCTACACATTACTTGTGGACGAAAACACCCCCATTCATCATAAATGCTATACAATTATGCATTCATAACCTAATTCCAAATCAACTTAAACAAATCACACGAGAACAAGAAGCACATCATACAATTTCCAAAACCAAATCCAGATCAAAGGCATTTACACAGATCTACACTAATTTgcataaataacaaaattaaacaaGATTCAAATACACAAGAAACAGTTAACATTACCTATGTGGAAAATTGAGCGCGCAGAATGAGTTTATATTCAACAGAAAACGCGTCTCAATCTATCTCTCCGGTGGAGCCAGTGGTTTTACGAAGCACAAGTGCATAAAACAAAGGGTTTatcctccttcttcttctttctctgcaCTACGAAATAGAGGAGTGAATGAGAATGAATACAGTAAcagaaagtgagattttggaaGTAGAATTTCTTTGGATCTGAATTCTGATTATCTTGATCAGAAATGTAAGAAGAAGAATATGGCCGGTAATGTGTCTTATTTATTTATAGCAACAATTTAACATTAGATCTGAAGTACTACAGATTTCATAATTGCACTAATTATTAATTCATTAATgtgtataatttataatttatttatttaatttagctATTTTCTCACTTAAAGTTAAGATGAAATCGGTACTAAACGACGTTGTTTTCGGTTGGGGAAATAGGAAGCACCGTCAAGCGCAAGAATGGTGCATTGCTGGATTCTTTCTACAAATCTCAACCCTTGATAATGTCGGTTATGCTCTACCACCGTCCGATATGATTCGGTATCACTCCAATATAGGTAGGTGTAGGTCCAATAAAAACAAAATGCTTTCTCTTTTTAGTGTCCAAAATAATACTAATGATAATTCTATTATGTTTTTGGGAAGATGATCaaatgttaaatatatttttagtgtttctaaaattgtaaaattttatgTTTCATTTTTATAAAAGTTTTGCAATTTTATTTCGTGTAAAAATACTTTTACAACAAGCCATATGTTTAATGGTGTGTTTGTTTTAAGGTTAGAAAAATTATTTCTTGAAATGATGTTCCAAGGATtagtattttttgaaatattatttGAACTTATGTGTTTGGTAAGAATTTAGTTTCCTAAAAATCATTATaaaattaacttaatttaaaaatatataagaataaaaaatattaataaatgtgAGTAATAATGGAAAGTTAGAGTTAATTGCTTGAATTTATTCTGAATGTTATATTCTCACCCTTAAAGCCTTGGAAtaagagtctgtttggtaagaccaTAAAACTAGCTTTTAGTTTTTAGCTTTTAACTTTTCAGCTCATATATTAGCTCCGTTTGGTAACtatttttagcttttagcttttttactagcttttgtcttttttttgaaaagttatttgaagtagcttttagcttgtgactttttcttcaatttatgcccttatctataatataagaaaatcagTGGTCCTTGTTTTTACAAAATTACTCATCTTTACTTTTTTCACACCTAATAAAATTGTTGGTTTTTTTGTCTATCCAAACAATTGTCCattataatcttaatattttattcaactatattataatttattttcatcagtctttctctctcttcacttTTTTAGTTTTCTACCCTAATCTCTCTATACTCCATTTactctttataaaaaaaataatatttatgatccaaaaaattttcataaaaatagtatacgaaaaaaaattattattgatctaaatatttttgtatacaaaaatttactattcattcagatacttttgtaaatgatacttaaacataaataatatttgtatacgaaaaaaatctattattgacctaaatatttttatatacgaaaaatagtatttatgatccaaaaaaaaattattcaaaaatggtatataaggaaaaatctattattgatctaaacatttttttatacaaaaatttactattcattcaaatatttttataaatgatatctaaacaaaaataatatttgtatacggaaaagatttgttattgatctaaatatttttatatataaaaaatggtatttatgatccaaagtttttttattcaaaaatggtatacgggaaaaaaaatctatttgatctaaatatttttatatacgaaaatttactattgatctagatatttttgtaaacattacctaaacataaataatatttgtatacgaaaaaaaatctataattgatctaaatatttttttatatgaaaaatggtatttatgatcccaaaaaatttaattcaaaaatggtatacgggaaaaaatctattattgatctaaatatttttatatacgaaaatttactattgattcagatatttttgtaaacgatacttaaacataaataatatttgtatacgggaaaatatctataattgatctaaatatttttctatgtgaaaaatggtatttatgatccaaaaaaatttaattcaaaaaaggtatacaagaaaaaatctattattgatctaaatatttttatatacgaaaatttattattgatacagatatttttgtaaaccatacctaaacataaataatatttgtatacaggaaaaaaatcttttattaatctaaatatttttctatatgaaaaatggtatttatgatccaacaattttaattcaaaaaaggtatacgcgaaaaaatctattattgatttaaatatgtttatatacaaaaatttactattgatccagatatttctgtaaatgatacctaaacataaataatatttaaatacgggaaaaatctattattgatctaaatatttttacatacaAAAATCTATTTCTATCCTTCGATATATATTATGATTCaatgtttaatgtttttttaatctttaatgtttttaataacatctaaagtatacaataaattttgaaagaaaatttctttattcacctccctatgggggccaccccagcgaaaaccccaagaTGCCCCTgcttcagagatgtatctccgaagttcttttttttctaaatttttccagacttcagaagtgcacttccgaaaaaatttcaaaaattgagattttgattaattcggagatgcatcttcgaaaaaacaaaaaaaatcccaaaaattaaaaattttgggatattaattaattcacatatcataaatttgatataatttatgagtaatgaataataataattatatattttgatataatttatgagttatgaataataattattatatatttctattctgattcatattttaaaatttaaaataattttaattaaaataatttcaattacaaaatatttaaaataattccaattattaaaatgtagttatgaataatttcaattcatgtttctactgttgataataatattgaaagagatcaagtaagactaatgataataataataagggttaatacctattttcacccatGTCATACGGGGTgtatttgaaaaaccccctgccCAAAAGAAAGTTGCAATTATtaccttaacaaattttaaaagtttcaacTTGAACCTTTAAATCTGATGtggcaacttttttttaatttattattattattttaattgtgtgACAGGCTTATGtggcattattattattttttatttaatttaattccatgtgacattattattattattatattgtttagttCTTAAAATGTTAAATATCAAAGTTTTAAAAAACTTGTCCCATGGGGTGTtgaatgtaacacccgtatattttaatttctaatggattggaaatttaattaataattagaattattggtggtttgtggaattTAATTAGAAAAGAATGGTTTATGATGTTGGGCCATATGtggtgttaaggaatgagggggtgttatattAGTAAAAGGCCTTATTCTAgttaaaggttattttataaaaataataaggaattgagagaaaggaaaaaggaacgtgaaaagcagagcagggagatgagagattggaaagctgatacgtgaagaggaacaaagaagaagaagaccaatcaagaatctttggctaaggtaaggggtgattactctaattatatggtattatgattttgatgatgataggattgaattaaggaattagaatctctatttgggatgttaggttttgtgaaattccaacactgacatgtatgatttgatgaattgactgcaattgatgatgtagtattgttacatgatgttatggtatgttgtttgtgtattagaatcatgtatttggagtattttgatgttattgatgatcaatttcgtaatggtatgagttggtatgtgtttgggatgcataaaagtcttaaaaatcatgtttttcagctactgggttcgtgggaatcggttcccatgtgggaggaaccgggttccactgttttAGAacgttaaaatagtttttttgggtccaggaaccggttcccatgtgggaggaaccgggttccagtacaaattccagcagcacgttttgaaaactattctaactttaaaagcttctaattttcaaaccgtaagtccgttttagacgccgttttggacgttgtttcttaaattaaatactctacgatataaagtaaagaaaacaacaataacttgattttattttgaaaatcttgatttatttcgtttatgacgtgttttgtacattgtgtgcatgatttggttaatgtgacaatttggtgatgttgtaatgatataactgtgatttgacgttatatatggtgtgaattatatatgatatgATTGTAGATGGTGTTGGAACCGAATATATCATTTggtgttgcttttggtgagttattagtgatgacattgttcattttgatcCAGTGGTGATGTTGTGACAACATGATTATAATGATGATAAAATGTGTATAacgtgatcatgtggtgattgttttgatcgtatgatgatgattgatttgttttgaatgatgcatgatacatgtacatacttattggtgataactatgttgagttatgtgagacgatgttgttcatcggattggtgatgttgtaagtatgtcatatgtgtgcattcattcatacgcattttggtgatggatcccggtgatgtttgtggatcaaaatggtgggcataatttccattgtgaggaatttgtgctggttggactgtatcttggtgatgaaaaagatcagttggatgggtttagcccatgtatggtaccacatgcataagagtctgcatggtctttgtataaattgtgacatgtcaggatgaaatccggtgttatgattgtgtggtgttattggtgcataattttgacttgtgcttgtgattggtatgagttgataaatctgaatatgctaagtagggtggataattgcttatgaattctatatctgacgacttataatgctatttaattatgatgtagtctcacccttactttgatgatttcagattgaagtagcggcctaagcgatcggtgaggatgactcgtagagtttatccggttatgttgggtcgtgtcggtcatgctctgatcttgtaacactgggggacgatagtcttagagttacttgtgatacactgttttgccattattggattatgtaccgttgattttgttgaagatgttTTATAACactgttgaatgagtttccgTTGTGCTGGAcatgtgttttgatatttttggattattcctaataaagcatgacaaacgacttggagttttctttattttattaattgtaacatccttgctgtatgattactctgattattattgtatatccgtgggggttttagaagggtgttacattgaaCCCAGGAACCAAAGAATCCATGTCAAACAACATAACCAATGGGCTACGCTTCACATTTTGTTATAGAATTGACTTAGCTATATTATAATAGATAGTGTTAAAGTTTCATTATTACTTTTTGTTTAATtactattttcattattatttaatattaatattattagttaataattaatagttaatagttaatgttattaattaatattactaaattataaaataataattaatatttattttactattaaagttaattaaattataaaataaattaatataaaataatattaattaataacgttaatagtaatttaaattaaatataaatattaatataaattgtttaaattaaattaattaacttaaatataacgttaatagtaaaataatattaaataaattaaataaaaataaattaaattaaattaaacataaacgttaaattaaattaaactaatattaattagaaaatataaactaaattaaattaatgtaaacaaatattaattaataacgttaacagtaaaataaattaaattaaattagatataaacatttatataaaatctttaaattaaatttattaagttaaatataacgttaaaagtaaaataacattaactaaattaaattacatataagcattaatattaaatttaattacactaatattaattagaaaatataaactaaattaaattaatataaacaaatattaattaataatgttaacagtaaaatataaactaaaatagcattaattataaaatataaattaaattaaactaaattaaattaatataaactaatattagttaaaattaattaa encodes:
- the LOC131638643 gene encoding uncharacterized protein LOC131638643 — protein: MFKLSPRRSQRSKGFKVKHALQICVLVGVCIWLVYQIGHSRQKKVSYVENTKTGNEVIKLGRKNLNPIVKETSVIDARHKEDEEEDEQDNKHEDPTKLDDVSVVDDDSEHKEDPGVDQESEESSQNAKTDTEGEQHVEKDDEENDSTDNKESESAVKMNKELKEEVEEDKETGEASEEKSNLENGENKEEEKSNLENEENKDEEKSNLENEEKKEEEKSKLENEESKDEEKSNLENEENKDGGEDKESGEIREEKSQQDNEESSETDTKGKENEESKQNGTDAKDQMEDNHKQDSKEGTEENNGTDEKEEHDKIQKETSSENQVQDGEKNNEAREENYAGDNASSAVVDHKSEEVSKENDNNNKEEQVDKKEKNEPELTSQKNSDENTESTDSTATGSSQGNESENNQAQTENDSQKSSVSESDKQNQEQNNNTKDDVQKEDSSSQNGNDSTEKQTETSDATSKEDNSSTQNTTPKTEDSKSDAAGDQADSTTTSSSETQDSNTNNSEYKDTTNENPEKNSGQEGTQESGSSSNTIDNKDATGNEAQLTTSDTSSEQKKDESSSNSESAQNNNANSDQSNTNNDESANGNKDSSQVSSSEQSGEANTNTENNSDSNQKDSNKNESTNDGGNASNDANENENAAQSKTSENEGDAQNESVESKKENEESSHTDGDNSSNLNDQGSSDTSVVHDDKESRVDLETLPERSGESNHNDISSAE